One Solanum lycopersicum chromosome 2, SLM_r2.1 genomic region harbors:
- the LOC101247288 gene encoding AAA-ATPase At3g28600-like — translation MTPFAIQIYHRHLALHCGRVEPVNILALHAANTVSKYNFSQFLFNIYIVELTDFSNHKQNYSSPIFHFSSSFIIFTMTASLTELWSKLGGLMLIWGIVQQYFPPALSKRFDYLWRRVENYFYPYVQITIDDFSNGKKNEMYGHINSYLGTKSIKKDAKLLKVEKSKNSKSFAVSLDEGEEITDEFQGAKFSWRNYSVKLSDDFSGHRSTRSNSVPMEKKSYRLTFNQGDREIVTGKYLNHIMEEGKAIQFLNRKQKIYSNNCSDDWYWCGKGMWRDINFEHPATFDTLAMDPKKKAEIINDLIAFSKGKDYYSKVGKAWKRGYLLYGPPGTGKSTMIAAIANYLNYDIYDLELTSVKDNSGLKKLLMETTSKSIIVIEDIDCSIDLTGKRKKKKKKETTSEDQEEDSDSSTEKEKESMENKETGKLTLSGLLNFIDGIWSACGQERIIIFTTNHKDKLDPALIRRGRMDMHIEMSYCRYEAFKVLANNYLNLETHTLFQQIQGLLEEVDMSPCDVAEHLILKNASGGPQTCLDNLIQALQEAKKKANKDSKESKEKTKQNSMKIKKFSKFLRSFGSVKKLIK, via the coding sequence ATGACGCCATTCGCAATACAAATATACCATCGCCATTTAGCACTTCATTGTGGCCGCGTTGAACCGGTCAATATTCTTGCGTTACACGCTGCAAACACTGTTTCAAAGTATAACTTtagccaatttttatttaatatatacatagtTGAACTTACAGACTTCTCAAATCATAAACAAAATTACTCATCTCCCATTTTTCATTTCTCATCCTCATTCATAATCTTCACCATGACAGCATCATTGACTGAATTATGGTCTAAGCTAGGTGGACTGATGTTAATATGGGGCATAGTTCAGCAATACTTTCCCCCTGCACTCAGCAAGCGCTTCGATTACTTATGGCGCAGAGTGGAGAATTATTTCTACCCTTACGTACAAATTACCATTGATGATTTCTCAAATGGTAAAAAAAACGAAATGTACGGTCATATCAACTCTTATTTGGGTACTAAGTCCATCAAAAAGGATGCTAAGTTACTCAAAGTTGAAAAGTCTAAGAACAGCAAGTCTTTTGCTGTTAGCTTGGATGAAGGAGAAGAAATTACTGATGAATTTCAAGGTGCTAAATTCAGTTGGCGCAATTACTCTGTAAAATTGTCCGATGATTTTTCAGGTCATCGGTCTACCCGGTCTAATTCCGTTCCAATGGAAAAGAAAAGTTACAGATTAACTTTCAATCAAGGAGACAGAGAAATTGTTACCGGAAAATACTTGAACCATATCATGGAAGAAGGCAAGGCAATTCAGTTCCTGAACAGGAAACAGAAGATTTACTCAAACAATTGTAGTGATGATTGGTATTGGTGTGGTAAAGGTATGTGGAGAGACATCAATTTTGAGCACCCTGCAACATTTGATACTCTGGCTATGGATCCTAAGAAGAAAGCGGAAATAATCAACGATCTCATTGCTTTTAGCAAGGGGAAGGATTATTATTCCAAAGTTGGAAAGGCGTGGAAGCGCGGTTATCTTCTTTATGGTCCACCAGGAACTGGAAAATCAACTATGATTGCAGCAATTGCGAATTACTTGAACTATGATATTTATGATCTTGAGCTAACCTCTGTTAAGGATAACTCAGGGCTTAAGAAATTGCTTATGGAAACAACGAGCAAGTCCATCATTGTCATTGAAGATATCGATTGTTCTATCGATCTCACTggcaagagaaagaagaaaaagaaaaaggaaacaaCCAGTGAAGATCAGGAAGAAGATTCTGACTCatcaacagaaaaagaaaaagaaagtatgGAAAACAAGGAAACAGGCAAACTCACACTTTCTGGGCTGTTGAATTTCATCGACGGAATATGGTCAGCTTGTGGTcaagaaagaattattatatttaCGACAAATCACAAGGACAAACTTGATCCAGCTCTAATACGACGAGGACGTATGGATATGCACATTGAGATGTCTTATTGCAGATATGAAGCATTCAAAGTGTTGGCTAACAATTACTTGAATTTGGAAACGCACACTTTGTTTCAACAGATTCAAGGTTTATTAGAGGAAGTAGACATGAGTCCTTGTGATGTGGCTGAGCACTTGATTCTCAAGAATGCTTCAGGAGGGCCTCAAACTTGCTTGGATAACTTAATTCAGGCTTTGCAAGAGGCCAAGAAAAAGGCAAATAAGGATTCAAAGGAATCCAAGGAAAAAACCAAGCAGAATTCCATGAAAATTAAGAAGTTCTCAAAATTTCTCAGAAGTTTTGGCAGTGTAAAAAAGTTGatcaaatga